A window of Microbacterium hominis genomic DNA:
GGCGAGCTCCTGCGGGTCGGAGATCTCCTCGGGCTTGCGGGCCATGAGCGAGGACCACTCGCGGTCGAAGTCGATGAGCTGCTGGGCGACCGGCTGCCGCTCGGCCGAGTAGGTCTGCAGGAGGGATGCCGGAGCCAGTCCCGTCACGACGTGACCGAGCTTCCAGCCGAGGTTGTAGCCGTCCTGCATCGAGACGTTCATGCCCTGCCCGGCCTTCGCGCTGTGGGTGTGGCAGGCGTCGCCGGTGAGGAACACGTGCGGGTCGCGGCCTTCGTCTCCGTCGTCGAAGCGGTCGGTCACGCGGTGGCCGACCTCGTAGACGCTGCTCCAGGCGACCTGCTTCACATCGAGCGTGTAGGGATGCAGGATCGCGTTGGCCTTGGCGATGACATCCTCGATGGGCGTCTGGCGCACCCGGTGGTCGTCGTCGGCGGCGACTTCGCCGAGATCGACGTACACGCGGCACAGGTAGCCGCCCTCGCGCGGGATGAGCAGGATGTTGCCGGCCTCGGAGTTGATCGCGCACTTGGTGCGCCAGTCGGGGAAGTCGGTGTTGACCAGCACGTCCATGACGCCCCAGGCGTGGGCGGCGAACGCGCCCACGTGCACGCGGCCGATCGCCTCGCGCACGCCGCTGCGGGCCCCGTCGCTGCCGACGACGTAGGTCGCGCGGATCGTGCGCTCCTCGCCGGCGCGGGGGCCGGTCGTGTGGCGCACGCGCACCTCGACCGGGTGCTCGCCGCTCTCGTGCACGGTGAGGCCGAGGAACTCCACCCCGTAGTCGGGCGCGATCCGGCCGGGGCCGTGGAGGGCCGCCTCGGCGAAGTAGTCGAGCACGCGCGCCTGGTTCACGATCAGGTGCGGGAACTCGCTGATCTTGTACGCGTAGTCCTCGGTGCGCGAGGTGCGGATGATGTCGCGCGGGTTCTCGGGGTCGGGGCCCCAGAAGTTCATGTAGGCGATGTTGTACGCCTCGGCGACGATGCGCTCGGCGAAGCCGAACGCCTGGAAGGTCTCGACGCTGCGCGGCTGGATGCCGTCGGCCTGGCCGAGCACGAGACGCCCGTCACGCCGCTCGATGATGCGGGTCGTGACGTCGGGGAACTGCGAGAGCTGGGCGGCCAGCAGCATGCCCGCCGGCCCCGAGCCGACGATGAGCACGTCCATCTCGTCGGGAAGGTCCGCCGGGCGGTCGACGCCGGTGCCGGCGGCGGGGAGCACGAGCGGGTTGCCCGATACATACCCGTGGTGATGGAACTGCATGGGTTGTCCTCCTCGAACGACGATGTCGAGAGGTCGCACTGCGACGCTGCTTGCGGTCATGATCGGTGCGTTCTATATTCGAACACACCGTTCTACTATTGAACAGATCGTATACGACTTCGCCGCAAAGCGGAACCCCGGAGGTGTCATGACCGAGGAGCGCGCCCCGGCCTCGCAGACGCTGAGCCGCGGCATCCGGATCCTGGAGATCCTCGCCGACGCCCGCGGCCCGCTCGCGATCGACGAGATCGCCCGACGGCTCGGCGTGCATCGCTCGGTCGCCTACCGGCTGCTGCGCACCCTCGAGGACCACGGCCTCATCGAACGGGACTCCGCGGGCCTGGTCGAACTCGGCGCGCGCCTCGCGGCCCTCGCCGCCGGCGTCGCCCACGACCTGCAGGCCGAGGCGCTCCCCGAGCTCACCGCCGTGGCGAACGAGCTGGGAATGACGTGCTTCCTCTCGGTCCTCGACCACGAGGAGTGCGTGACGCTGGCCTCGGTCGAGCCCCGGCACGCCGTCAACGCGGTCGCCCAGCGCCCCGGCACGCGGCATCCGGTCACCCGGGGCGCGCCGGGCAAGGCGATCCTGTCGCTGCTGGCGGAGCCCGCGTGGCCGGACGGCATGGACGCCCGGCTCCGCGACGAGGTGCGCGCGGCCGCCGCCCGCCGCTTCGCGACGAGCCACGACGAGGTCATCCCGACGCTGCGCGCCGTGGCCGTGCCCCTCGCCCTGCGGGGCCGGGGCCCCGCGGCCGTCGCTGTCGTGTTCGTGGCCAGCACGCACGACGACGCCGAGATCGCCGCACGGCTGTCACGCACGGCGGCCGCGATCCGCGACGCCCTGGGCGGCTGACGGCGCCCGGCCGACGCTGCGGCCGGGCGGCTCCCCGCGGCGCGCCCTGCAGAACTCCGGAGATCTGCGCACGATGTCCGAGCCGCCGACCCCATCCGACCGGATCGGAGCGAAATCTCCGGAGTTCTGCACGCGCGGGGCCCGGAACCTCCCGGCCGGCAGGTCAGCGGGCGGGCGAGAAGTCCGCCACGAAGCCGATGTTGTACTCGGCGACGCGCTGCGGCACTCCGTCGAAGGCCTCCGCGCGCGCAGCCGAGGCCATGTACGCCTGCTCGGTCGCGGCGAACGCGTCGGCGTCGCCGGGCGCGCTCACCGCCCACACGAACTCGTTGGTCTCGGGGATGCCGTAGGCGAACTCGATCGTGAATCCGGCCCCGCGCCGCACGCGCGGCATCCACGTCTGCCACCAGGCGACGAACGCGTCGTACTCCCCCTCGACGAGCGTGTACCGGCGCAGCTGGATCGTCTTCATCCCGCCATCTTGGCACGCGCCTATACTCATGATGTCCGGCGGTGCACCTGCGCCGCCCGGTGCTCGAAAAATGGGCACGCAGCCAGCCCCGCGACCCGCGGTGCGCGCGAGACACATACGGCCTGATACTCCGTTCCGTCTCGAAAGCCTTCGCCATGCCCACCGTCTCGGCGCACGTCGCCCTCACCCTCGCCCGCCACATCGACCATGTCTTCGGTCTGATGGGCAACGGCAACGCGTACTTCCTCGACGCCCTCGAGCGCTCCACCGACGTGCAGTTCACGGCCGTCCGCCACGAAGCGGGCGGCGTCGTGGCCGCCGACGCGTTCTTCCGCGCGTCGGGGCGCCTCGCCGCGGCCACCGCGACCTACGGCGCCGGGTTCACGAACACGCTCACCGCCCTCGCCGAGGCCGTGCAGGCCCACGTGCCGCTGGTGCTCGTCGTGGGCGACGAGCCGACCTCGGGCCCACGCCCGTGGGACGTCGACCAGATCGCGCTCGCGTCGGCGGTCGGGGCCCGCACCTACACCGTCGGACGCATGGATGCCGCGGCCACGACCGTCATCGCGATCGAGCACGCCCTCACCTACCGCGTGCCCACGGTGCTGGCCATCCCCTACGACGTCGCGGCGCGCGACGCCGGCGAGGTGCCCGAGACCCTGGAGCCGCGCCTGCCGGCCCCGCTCGCCCCGGCCGGGCCCTTCGCGCTCGGCGCCGTCGACGACCTCGCCGCCGCCCTCGCGTCGGCGAAGCGCCCGTTCCTGCTGGCCGGCCGTGGCGCGTGGCTGGCGGGAGCAGGCGACGCGCTCGGAGAGCTCGCCGACCTGACCGGCGCGGTCACGGCATCCACCGCGCTCGGCCGCGGCATCTTCCCGCGCGGCGAGTTCGATCTGGGAGTCACCGGCGGCTTCGGGGCCGAGGGTGCGATGGCGCTCGTGCACGAGGCCGACGTCGCGGTCGTCTTCGGCGCGTCGCTGAACCAGTTCACGATGCGCTTCGGCGACCTTTTCGCGCCCGGGACGCGCGTGTTCCAGGTCGATGTCTCCCCGGCCGCGACCCATCCGCACGTGGGGGGCTATGTCCGCGGGGATGCCGCGGTGGTGGCATCCGCCGTCGTCGACGCGCTGCGCACGGCCGGGGGCCCCGCCAGCGGATGGCGGGAGTCGGTCGAGATCGCCCCGCTGCGCACGTACGACACCGGCGACGCCGTGGCTCCCGACGGGCGCCTCGACCCGCGCTCGGTGGCCGCCCGCATCGGCGAACTCCTTCCGGAGGATCGCGTCGTCGTCTCCGACGGCGGCCACTTCATCGGCTGGGCGAACATGTTCTGGCCGGTGGCCTCACCCGACCGCATGATGATGGTCGGCACGGCATTCCAGTCGATCGGCCTGGGCTGGCCCTCGGTGCCCGGCGCGGCCCTCGCCCAGCCCGAGGCCACGATCGTGCTCACCAGCGGCGACGGCGGCGGACTCATGGCCCTCGCCGACCTCGAGACCGCGGTGCGGGTCGCGGGCGGTCGCGGGGTCGCGGTGGTGTGGAACGACGCCGCCTACGGCGCCGAGGTGAACCTCTACGGACTGAAGGGCCTCGCCGAGGGTCCGATGCTCATCCCCGAGGTCGATTTCGCCGCGCTGGCGGGCGGCGTGGGCGCCGAGGGCGTCGTCGTGCGCACGCTCGCCGACCTCGACCGCCTGGCGTCGTGGGCGGCCGAGGATGCGGCATCCCGGCCCTTCCTGGTGCTCGACTGCCGCATCTCCGGCACCGTCGTGGCGCCGTACCAGCACGAGATCATCCGCGTGAACTCCTGACGCGGACCGGCGTCACGCCCCGCGGAACTCCGGACGCCGCTTCTGCTGGAACGCCGCGAAGCCCTCGCGGTAGTCGGCGGTCGCCTGCAGCGCCGCCTGCCCGCGGGTCTCGTCGGCGATGACCTCCCACAGCCGCTCCCCCGCGAGGCGCCCGATGAGACGCTTCGAGGCGAGGAACGCCTGAGTGGGGCCGGATGCCGCACGCTGCGCCCTCTCCCGCGTGAACGCGACCACCTCGTCGCCGGGCAGCGCCCTGCTGAACAGTCCGGCGGCGACCGCCTCGGCGCCCGAGAGCAGGTCTCCGGTGTAGATGAGGTCGAGCGCGCGGTGGGCGCCGAGCCGCTCGAACAGCAGCGCGTGACCGCCAGAGTCCAGCAGCGCGCCGAGCCCCGCGAACGGCGAGCCGACCTTGGCGTTCTCGGCGACGTAGACGACGTCGGTCGCGATCGCGAGGCCGAGCCCCACCCCCAGGCACGCGCCGTGCACGGCGGCGAAGGTCGGCGCGGGGAAGGCGGCCATGCGCCGCATCACCCTCTCCACCGCGCCGAGGTAGCCCGGCACGTCGTCGGTGGCGGCATCCACCCCGGCGATGTCACGGCCGGCGCAGAACCCCCGCCCCTCACCGCGCAGCACGAGGGCGCGAACTCCGGCCGTCTCGGCATCGGCGTACGCGGTCTCGAGCTCCTCGAGCCCGGCCAGGGTGAGCGCATTGAGCTTCTCGGGGGCATCGAGCACGACCTCCGCGACACCGGCATCCACGGACAGACGGATCATCGCGACACTCCTCAGACGTCGTAGTCGACCACGACGCGATCGGTCGTGGGGTGGGACTGGCAGGTGAGCACGAAGCCGCGCTCGAGCTCGTCGGGCTCGAGCGCGTAGTTCTCGGTCATCGTGACCGATCCTTCGACCAGTCGCGCACGGCACGTGCCGCACACGCCGCCGGCGCACGCGAAGGGCACGTCGGGCCGCACCCGCAGCGCGGCGTTGAGGATCGACTCGTGCGCGGCGACGGGGCTCTCGACGCTCGAGGACTGCCCGTCGAGCGAGAAGTCGATCCGCCGCACCGGCTCGTCGTCGCGCACCTCGACCGGCCGGCCCCGTCCGGGTTCCTCGCGGCCGGGCTCGCCGGTCGTGAACAGCTCGTAGCGCACGTGCGCGGCATCCACGCCCACGTCGGCCAGGGTGTCGCGGCACAGCTGCACCAGGGCGAACGGACCGCACAGGAACCATTCGTCGACCGTCTCGGGCAGCACGAGCGCGTCGAGGATGCGCCGCAGTCGCGGCTCGTCGATGCGCCCCGACAGCAGCGGCGCCGTGCGCTGCTCCCGCGAGAGCACGTGGTGCAGCGCGAGGCGGGTGGGATACCGGTCCTTGAGGTCGGCGAGGTCGTCGGCGAACATGACGTCGCTCGTCGACCGATTCGTGTACACGAGGGTGAACCGCGAGGTCTCCGACCGCGCGAGCACGGTCGCGGCGAGCGCCATCATCGGCGTGATGCCCGAGCCGGCGGCGATGCCGGCCACGTGCGCACCGTCGAGCGCCGCGATCGTGGAGGTGAAGGTCCCCTGGGGACTCATCACGTCGATCTCGTCGCCCGGTCGCAGCTGCGTCTGCGCCCACGTCGAGAACCGCCCGCCCCGATCGCGCTTGATCGCCACGCTGATCGAGCCCGGCGCCGGAGGGCGGCACAGCGAGTACGACCGGCGCATCTCGTGCCCGTCGATCGTGGCCCGCAGGGCGACGTGCTGACCGGCGAGGTAGTCGAACTCCCCGTGCAGGGCCTCGGGGATCGCGAAGGTCACCTCGACCGCGTCGTCGGTGAGCGCGCGCACCTCGGCGACCCGCAGCGGGTGGAAGCGGGTCCGTCGCCGCCCCGGCGCGGTGGCGCCGCCGACGGCGCTCGACAGCAGCGCCTCGGCCACCTGCTCGGCCGTGCCCTCCGGGGCGGCGGGGCCGGCATCCACATGATCCATCAGTGCGCCTTGAAGTGGTCGAAGGGCTCCAGGCACGCGCGGCACTCGTACAGCGCCTTGCACGCGGTGGAGCCGAAGCGGGCGATCTCGCGGGTGTCGAGCGACCCGCACCGGGGGCACCGCACCGACAGCGCGAGCGGGATCGGCCCGCCCGTGCGGCGCGGCCCGGGCGGCGCGATGCCGTAGTCGCGGAGCTTCTCCTTGCCGGCCGCGGTCATCCAGTCGGTGGTCCACGCCGGCGCGAGCGCGACGCGCACCTCCACCTCGGCGAAGCCCGCGGCGGTGAGGGCGAGGGTGAGGTCGTCGCGGATCGCCTCGACCGCGGGGCAGCCGGAGTAGGTGGGCGTGATCGTGGCCCGCACGCGGTCGCCGTGGACGGCGACGTCCCGCAGGATCCCGAGATCGGCGATCGTGAGCACCGGCACCTCCGGGTCGAGAACCGTGGATGCCGCCTCCCACGCCTCGCGCTCGCGCTCGGTCACCATGTCGCCCCCGGGTGCTGACGGGCGAGCACCTGCATCTCGGCGAGGATGTAGGCCAGGTCCGGGAAGTGGATGCCGCGCCGCCCGCCTCCCGATGACGACGGCCCCGCCGGAAGCGCGATGTCGGCCTCGGCGAAGACAGCGGCGATCACCGCGTCGAACTCCGGCCGCAGGCTCGAGGGACGCACCGCGACCCCGTCGAGCCGGTCGATGAGCGGCTCGTCGCGGAACAGCTCGTCGACGTACGGCCACACGTCGCCGACGGCCCGCAGCAGGCGGCGGCGCGACTCGTCGGTGCCTCCGGAGAGCCGCAGGGTCCACTGCACGGCGTGGTCGCGGTGGTACTCGACCTCCTTCACCGCCTTCGCGGCGATGGCGGCGAGCGTCGGGTCGGCCGATTCGGCGAGCGCCGTGTAGAGCGCGAACTGATACGCGGATGCCACCAGCTGCCGCGCGATGGTCTGCGCGAAGTCTCCGTTGGGCTGGGCGAACAGCCACGCGCACCGGAAGTCGGGCTCGTCGCGCCCGTACGCCAGGTCGTCCTCCGTGCGGCCGTCGAAGCCGCCGGCGTAATGGAGCAGCGACCGCGCGTGCCCGAGCAGGTCGAGGGCGATGTTGGCAAGGGCCACATCCTCCTCGAGCTCCGGTGCTCGCGCGATCCACGCGCCCAGCTGCTGCGACAGGATCAGCGCGTCGTCGCCGAGCCACAGCGCGTACTCCGCGACCTCGGCGGTCGCCGCGCGCCCGCCCTCTCCCGCGAGCTCGTCGGCCAGCCGCAGCTGCTCGACGGTCACGTCGCCGTGCGGATCGCTCACAGGTGCGGCACCCCCTCGGAGGCCGCGTAGTACACGGCGTGACGGTAGTTCTTGCCCGCGGGGCTCTCGAAGTA
This region includes:
- a CDS encoding FAD-dependent monooxygenase, whose translation is MQFHHHGYVSGNPLVLPAAGTGVDRPADLPDEMDVLIVGSGPAGMLLAAQLSQFPDVTTRIIERRDGRLVLGQADGIQPRSVETFQAFGFAERIVAEAYNIAYMNFWGPDPENPRDIIRTSRTEDYAYKISEFPHLIVNQARVLDYFAEAALHGPGRIAPDYGVEFLGLTVHESGEHPVEVRVRHTTGPRAGEERTIRATYVVGSDGARSGVREAIGRVHVGAFAAHAWGVMDVLVNTDFPDWRTKCAINSEAGNILLIPREGGYLCRVYVDLGEVAADDDHRVRQTPIEDVIAKANAILHPYTLDVKQVAWSSVYEVGHRVTDRFDDGDEGRDPHVFLTGDACHTHSAKAGQGMNVSMQDGYNLGWKLGHVVTGLAPASLLQTYSAERQPVAQQLIDFDREWSSLMARKPEEISDPQELATFYLGTAEFPSGFMTQYGPSAIVTDAAHQALAAGFPLGKRLKSAEVTRVSDGNVVHLGHHAKADGRWRIYAFADAPAAGEPSALSDWAEWMSAPDAPLSRHTPEGADIDAVFDVKVVYQQRFEDVDISRVPELFLPRTGPLGLTDWEKVFAAGADGWRDNDIFAERELSRDGVVVVVRPDQYVAAVLPLTATEELSAFFAGALTDQRSMATAR
- a CDS encoding IclR family transcriptional regulator is translated as MTEERAPASQTLSRGIRILEILADARGPLAIDEIARRLGVHRSVAYRLLRTLEDHGLIERDSAGLVELGARLAALAAGVAHDLQAEALPELTAVANELGMTCFLSVLDHEECVTLASVEPRHAVNAVAQRPGTRHPVTRGAPGKAILSLLAEPAWPDGMDARLRDEVRAAAARRFATSHDEVIPTLRAVAVPLALRGRGPAAVAVVFVASTHDDAEIAARLSRTAAAIRDALGG
- a CDS encoding thiamine pyrophosphate-binding protein — its product is MPTVSAHVALTLARHIDHVFGLMGNGNAYFLDALERSTDVQFTAVRHEAGGVVAADAFFRASGRLAAATATYGAGFTNTLTALAEAVQAHVPLVLVVGDEPTSGPRPWDVDQIALASAVGARTYTVGRMDAAATTVIAIEHALTYRVPTVLAIPYDVAARDAGEVPETLEPRLPAPLAPAGPFALGAVDDLAAALASAKRPFLLAGRGAWLAGAGDALGELADLTGAVTASTALGRGIFPRGEFDLGVTGGFGAEGAMALVHEADVAVVFGASLNQFTMRFGDLFAPGTRVFQVDVSPAATHPHVGGYVRGDAAVVASAVVDALRTAGGPASGWRESVEIAPLRTYDTGDAVAPDGRLDPRSVAARIGELLPEDRVVVSDGGHFIGWANMFWPVASPDRMMMVGTAFQSIGLGWPSVPGAALAQPEATIVLTSGDGGGLMALADLETAVRVAGGRGVAVVWNDAAYGAEVNLYGLKGLAEGPMLIPEVDFAALAGGVGAEGVVVRTLADLDRLASWAAEDAASRPFLVLDCRISGTVVAPYQHEIIRVNS
- a CDS encoding enoyl-CoA hydratase/isomerase family protein — its product is MIRLSVDAGVAEVVLDAPEKLNALTLAGLEELETAYADAETAGVRALVLRGEGRGFCAGRDIAGVDAATDDVPGYLGAVERVMRRMAAFPAPTFAAVHGACLGVGLGLAIATDVVYVAENAKVGSPFAGLGALLDSGGHALLFERLGAHRALDLIYTGDLLSGAEAVAAGLFSRALPGDEVVAFTRERAQRAASGPTQAFLASKRLIGRLAGERLWEVIADETRGQAALQATADYREGFAAFQQKRRPEFRGA
- the paaE gene encoding 1,2-phenylacetyl-CoA epoxidase subunit PaaE, translated to MDHVDAGPAAPEGTAEQVAEALLSSAVGGATAPGRRRTRFHPLRVAEVRALTDDAVEVTFAIPEALHGEFDYLAGQHVALRATIDGHEMRRSYSLCRPPAPGSISVAIKRDRGGRFSTWAQTQLRPGDEIDVMSPQGTFTSTIAALDGAHVAGIAAGSGITPMMALAATVLARSETSRFTLVYTNRSTSDVMFADDLADLKDRYPTRLALHHVLSREQRTAPLLSGRIDEPRLRRILDALVLPETVDEWFLCGPFALVQLCRDTLADVGVDAAHVRYELFTTGEPGREEPGRGRPVEVRDDEPVRRIDFSLDGQSSSVESPVAAHESILNAALRVRPDVPFACAGGVCGTCRARLVEGSVTMTENYALEPDELERGFVLTCQSHPTTDRVVVDYDV
- the paaD gene encoding 1,2-phenylacetyl-CoA epoxidase subunit PaaD gives rise to the protein MVTEREREAWEAASTVLDPEVPVLTIADLGILRDVAVHGDRVRATITPTYSGCPAVEAIRDDLTLALTAAGFAEVEVRVALAPAWTTDWMTAAGKEKLRDYGIAPPGPRRTGGPIPLALSVRCPRCGSLDTREIARFGSTACKALYECRACLEPFDHFKAH
- the paaC gene encoding 1,2-phenylacetyl-CoA epoxidase subunit PaaC codes for the protein MSDPHGDVTVEQLRLADELAGEGGRAATAEVAEYALWLGDDALILSQQLGAWIARAPELEEDVALANIALDLLGHARSLLHYAGGFDGRTEDDLAYGRDEPDFRCAWLFAQPNGDFAQTIARQLVASAYQFALYTALAESADPTLAAIAAKAVKEVEYHRDHAVQWTLRLSGGTDESRRRLLRAVGDVWPYVDELFRDEPLIDRLDGVAVRPSSLRPEFDAVIAAVFAEADIALPAGPSSSGGGRRGIHFPDLAYILAEMQVLARQHPGATW